A region from the Limimonas halophila genome encodes:
- a CDS encoding DUF3576 domain-containing protein produces the protein MARLITGLVLLGVAGAVAAGCGPPQNPDEPLPQEKTRGGSNPSGRDTGSVTGGGLSGLFADDEDDAEGGGSGVAVNSFLWRASLDTVSFMPLAQADPFGGVIITDWYSPADAEGERIKVNVFILSRELRANALRASVFRQVREDGEWVDAEVSEDTATRLENAILSRAREMRVTKRKQS, from the coding sequence ATGGCGCGTTTGATCACCGGCTTGGTGCTCCTGGGCGTGGCGGGAGCCGTCGCGGCTGGCTGCGGTCCGCCGCAGAACCCGGATGAGCCCCTTCCCCAGGAAAAGACTCGCGGCGGAAGCAACCCTTCCGGGCGTGACACGGGTAGCGTCACCGGCGGCGGCCTGAGCGGGCTGTTCGCCGACGACGAGGATGACGCCGAAGGCGGCGGTTCCGGCGTGGCCGTGAACAGCTTCCTGTGGCGCGCCTCGCTGGACACCGTATCCTTCATGCCGCTGGCCCAGGCGGACCCCTTCGGCGGCGTCATCATCACCGACTGGTATTCGCCCGCCGACGCCGAGGGCGAGCGCATCAAGGTCAACGTCTTCATCCTCAGCCGCGAGCTGCGCGCCAACGCCCTGCGCGCCTCGGTCTTCCGCCAGGTGCGCGAGGACGGCGAGTGGGTCGATGCCGAGGTGAGCGAGGACACGGCGACCCGCCTGGAAAACGCCATCCTCTCGCGGGCGCGGGAGATGCGCGTGACCAAGCGCAAGCAGAGCTGA
- a CDS encoding ParB/RepB/Spo0J family partition protein: MADGKRNLGRGLAALLGDDEEAEAAVSPEPDTAPAAEPAAAPAASGQGRQHVAIDRLAPNPYQPRRAFDEESIAALADSIAANGIFQPLLVRPAGEGGEAQFEIIAGERRWRAAQRAQLHEVPVVVRELSDVAALEIAIVENVQRRDLTPLEEAQGYQRLMDEFQHTQEDLARAVGKSRSHIANMLRLLQLPERVKVLVQTGDISAGHARALLNADDTEGLARQVAERGLSVRDTEKLAQQVKAASTNGEGAGAQRRSNAAEAKDADTRALEDDVAAQLGLKVKIAPKGKGGTVTLHYTSLDQLDDVVHRLCHGPAKTDPH; this comes from the coding sequence ATGGCGGACGGCAAGCGCAATCTCGGCCGCGGGCTCGCGGCGCTCCTGGGCGACGACGAGGAAGCCGAGGCCGCGGTCTCGCCCGAGCCCGACACGGCGCCGGCGGCGGAACCGGCCGCCGCGCCGGCCGCGTCCGGGCAGGGGCGGCAGCACGTCGCCATCGACCGGCTGGCGCCCAACCCCTATCAGCCGCGCCGCGCGTTCGATGAGGAATCCATTGCCGCGCTGGCGGACTCCATCGCGGCCAACGGCATCTTCCAGCCGCTCTTGGTGCGGCCGGCCGGCGAGGGCGGCGAGGCGCAGTTCGAGATCATCGCCGGCGAGCGGCGCTGGCGCGCGGCACAGCGGGCGCAGCTGCACGAAGTGCCGGTGGTCGTCCGCGAGCTGTCGGATGTTGCCGCGCTGGAGATCGCGATCGTCGAGAACGTCCAGCGCCGCGATCTCACGCCGCTGGAAGAGGCGCAGGGCTACCAGCGCCTGATGGACGAGTTCCAGCACACCCAGGAAGATCTGGCGCGCGCGGTGGGCAAGTCGCGCAGCCACATCGCCAACATGCTGCGCCTGCTCCAGCTACCCGAGCGCGTGAAGGTGCTGGTGCAGACCGGCGACATCTCCGCCGGCCACGCCCGCGCGCTGCTCAACGCCGACGACACCGAGGGCCTGGCGCGTCAGGTCGCCGAGCGCGGGCTGTCCGTGCGCGACACGGAAAAGCTCGCCCAGCAGGTCAAGGCCGCGAGCACGAACGGCGAGGGCGCCGGCGCGCAACGCCGCTCCAACGCGGCCGAGGCCAAGGACGCCGACACGCGCGCGCTGGAAGATGACGTTGCCGCGCAGCTCGGGCTCAAGGTGAAGATCGCGCCGAAGGGCAAGGGCGGCACGGTGACGCTGCACTACACCAGCCTGGATCAGCTGGACGACGTGGTGCACCGCCTGTGCCACGGCCCCGCCAAGACCGATCCGCATTAG
- a CDS encoding L,D-transpeptidase family protein, with protein MDLTVFPTADGWRARLDDGRVWPCVIGRSGTTATKAEGDGATPLGAWPVRRVLYRPDRLSEPETSLPLSAIAPDDGWCDDPANPHYNRPVKLPFDGGHEVLWRDDGLYDLVVVLGHNDDPPTPGAGSAIFLHRMRPDGAPTEGCVALEPAALAAVVRALRPGSRIVIQS; from the coding sequence ATGGACCTGACGGTTTTTCCCACGGCGGACGGGTGGCGCGCGCGGCTGGACGACGGCCGCGTGTGGCCGTGCGTGATCGGTCGGAGCGGCACGACCGCAACGAAGGCGGAGGGCGACGGCGCCACGCCGCTCGGCGCATGGCCCGTCCGGCGGGTGCTCTACCGCCCCGACCGGCTTTCCGAACCCGAAACGAGCCTGCCGTTGTCGGCGATCGCGCCCGACGATGGCTGGTGCGACGACCCGGCGAACCCGCACTACAACCGGCCCGTCAAGCTGCCGTTCGACGGCGGGCACGAGGTGCTGTGGCGAGACGACGGCCTCTACGACCTCGTGGTCGTGCTCGGCCACAACGACGACCCGCCAACGCCCGGCGCGGGCAGCGCGATCTTCCTGCATCGCATGCGGCCCGATGGCGCCCCAACCGAGGGGTGCGTGGCCCTCGAACCGGCGGCGCTGGCGGCGGTTGTCCGCGCGTTGCGGCCGGGCTCCCGGATTGTGATCCAATCGTGA
- a CDS encoding YggS family pyridoxal phosphate-dependent enzyme: MSETTPDIAANLAAIHDRIADACRAVGRDPRQVELVAVSKKHPAERVQQALAAGHRVFGENRVQEAQGKYPALRQAHPDLRLHLVGPLQTNKVEDAVATFDVIQTVDRERLARALAKAAAKTGHTPTVYVQVNTGEEPQKAGVAPGDADALVALCRELGLPVAGLMCIPPLDEEPAPHFALLAEIAARLELPALSMGMSGDYETALRLGATCVRVGTAVFGERPE, translated from the coding sequence ATGAGCGAAACCACCCCCGACATCGCTGCCAACCTCGCGGCCATCCACGACCGCATCGCCGACGCCTGCCGCGCGGTGGGCCGCGATCCGCGGCAGGTCGAGCTCGTTGCGGTGTCGAAAAAACACCCGGCCGAGCGCGTGCAGCAAGCGCTCGCGGCCGGCCACCGCGTGTTCGGGGAAAACCGCGTTCAGGAAGCCCAGGGCAAGTATCCGGCGCTGCGCCAAGCGCATCCCGATCTCAGGCTCCACCTCGTCGGGCCCTTGCAGACCAACAAGGTCGAGGACGCCGTCGCCACCTTCGACGTGATCCAGACCGTGGACCGCGAGCGGCTCGCCCGCGCGCTCGCCAAGGCAGCGGCGAAGACGGGCCACACGCCCACGGTCTACGTCCAGGTCAACACGGGCGAGGAGCCGCAGAAAGCCGGCGTCGCGCCCGGCGACGCGGATGCGCTGGTGGCGCTGTGCCGGGAGCTGGGGCTCCCCGTCGCCGGGCTGATGTGCATCCCCCCATTGGACGAGGAGCCCGCGCCGCACTTCGCGCTCCTGGCCGAAATCGCGGCGCGGCTGGAGCTGCCCGCGCTGTCCATGGGGATGAGCGGCGATTACGAGACGGCCCTTCGCCTGGGTGCGACCTGCGTCCGCGTGGGCACCGCGGTCTTCGGCGAACGACCCGAATAA
- a CDS encoding response regulator transcription factor, with protein sequence MASVQGKKILLVDDDETLRESLAEQLGLHEEFATLGAGTGSDAIEIAKSQHVDAILLDVGLPDMDGREVCRVLRRNNVSCPIVMLTAAESDADTILGLDAGANDYVTKPFRLGVLLARLRAQLRQHEQSEDAVFTIGPYTFRPSAKLLVADDSGKKIRLTEKETAILKYLYRSGDTVVSRETLLGEVWGYNAGVTTHTLETHVYRLRQKVEEDPANAELLITEPGGYRLVP encoded by the coding sequence ATGGCGTCCGTTCAGGGCAAGAAAATCCTGCTGGTGGACGACGACGAAACCCTGCGCGAGTCCCTGGCCGAGCAGCTGGGACTGCACGAGGAATTCGCCACCCTCGGCGCCGGCACGGGCAGCGACGCGATCGAGATCGCGAAGTCGCAACACGTGGACGCGATCCTGCTGGACGTGGGGTTGCCGGACATGGACGGGCGCGAGGTGTGCCGCGTCCTGCGCCGCAACAACGTGTCGTGCCCCATCGTGATGCTGACGGCGGCGGAATCCGATGCCGACACCATCCTCGGCCTGGATGCCGGTGCCAACGACTACGTCACCAAGCCCTTCCGCCTGGGCGTGCTGCTGGCCCGCCTGCGCGCGCAGCTGCGCCAGCACGAGCAGAGCGAGGACGCCGTCTTCACCATCGGCCCCTACACCTTCCGCCCGAGCGCGAAGCTGCTGGTGGCCGACGACAGCGGCAAGAAGATCCGCCTGACCGAGAAGGAAACGGCGATCCTCAAGTACCTCTACCGCAGCGGCGACACCGTGGTCAGCCGCGAAACCCTGCTGGGCGAGGTATGGGGCTACAACGCGGGCGTCACCACGCACACCCTGGAAACGCACGTCTACCGGCTGCGCCAGAAGGTGGAGGAAGACCCCGCCAACGCGGAGCTGCTGATCACCGAGCCCGGCGGCTACCGGCTGGTTCCCTGA
- the leuS gene encoding leucine--tRNA ligase, with protein sequence MSRYNVKETEAKWQRAWDGARCFEVHQDPGRDKYYVLEMFPYPSGNIHMGHLRNYTIGDVVARYKRAQGYNVLHPMGWDAFGLPAENAAIDRGVHPKQWTHGNIDKMRDQLKAMGLSIDWSREIATCDPEYYQHEQAMFLDLLDAGLAYRKEAWVNWDPVDQTVLANEQVENGKGWRSGAPVEQRKLPQWMLRITAFSEELLSALDELDRWPDKVRSMQRNWIGRSEGARIHFPVAERGDSLEVFTTRPDTLYGASFCALSPHHPLTEELAQHDEQLEAFRRECEQLGTSEEAIERAEKKGYFTGLHCTHPVTGEQLPLYVANFILMEYGTGAIFGCPAHDQRDLDFARAYGLRVTPVILPEGEDAAGFAVGGTAYTGDGTLINSDFLNGLDVDSAKRRIIERLEADGSGEGTVQFRLRDWGVSRQRYWGAPIPVIHCGACGIVPVPKSDLPVTLPEDVDLSTPGNPLDRHPTWKHTTCPRCGGEAERETDTFDTFMESSWYFARFCSPQSEVGIDREAARYWLPVDQYIGGIEHAVLHLLYARFFTRALQHLGYVDVAEPFAGLFTQGMIGHETFKDMEGNWLSPDEVKPGEDGTLVDPHGRPVTRGRVEKMSKSKRNTIDPTEIIQAYGADTARWFMLSDSPPDRDMEWTEAGVEGAYRYVHRLYRLVSEMSADLPAADAAKPDAFSNAAMDLRRAAHKTVANVTHDVENFHFNRSVARLYELTNQLSSFQPKDAADRWAQAEAAAMLVRMVGPMMPHLAEELWEMLGNTTMLADTPWPQADPALTVDERVTVAIQVNGKKRATVELPRDAEEDQAKEAALAEPGVQRALGDKAPRKIIVVPNKIVNVVA encoded by the coding sequence ATGAGCCGCTACAACGTCAAGGAGACCGAGGCGAAGTGGCAGCGCGCCTGGGACGGCGCGCGCTGTTTCGAGGTTCACCAGGACCCCGGCCGGGACAAGTATTACGTCCTCGAAATGTTCCCCTATCCCTCGGGGAACATCCACATGGGCCACCTGCGCAACTACACGATCGGCGACGTGGTGGCGCGCTACAAGCGCGCGCAGGGCTACAACGTCCTGCACCCCATGGGCTGGGACGCCTTCGGCCTGCCCGCCGAGAACGCGGCCATCGACCGCGGCGTCCACCCCAAGCAGTGGACGCACGGCAACATCGACAAGATGCGCGATCAGCTGAAGGCGATGGGCCTGTCCATCGACTGGTCGCGCGAGATCGCCACCTGCGATCCCGAGTACTACCAGCACGAACAGGCCATGTTCCTGGATCTGCTGGACGCCGGGCTGGCCTACCGCAAGGAAGCCTGGGTCAACTGGGACCCGGTGGACCAGACCGTGCTGGCCAACGAGCAGGTGGAAAACGGCAAGGGCTGGCGCTCCGGCGCGCCCGTGGAGCAGCGCAAGCTGCCGCAGTGGATGCTGCGCATCACCGCGTTTTCCGAGGAGCTGCTGTCCGCGCTGGACGAGCTGGACCGCTGGCCGGACAAGGTGCGCTCGATGCAGCGCAACTGGATCGGCCGCTCCGAGGGCGCGCGCATCCATTTCCCCGTCGCCGAGCGCGGCGACAGCCTTGAGGTCTTCACCACCCGCCCCGACACGCTCTACGGCGCGTCCTTCTGCGCGCTCTCGCCCCACCACCCGCTGACCGAGGAGCTGGCCCAGCATGACGAGCAGCTGGAGGCCTTCCGGCGCGAGTGCGAGCAGCTGGGCACCAGCGAGGAGGCGATCGAGCGCGCGGAGAAGAAGGGCTACTTCACCGGGCTGCACTGCACGCACCCGGTGACGGGCGAGCAGCTGCCGCTCTACGTCGCCAACTTCATCCTCATGGAGTACGGCACGGGCGCCATCTTCGGCTGCCCCGCCCACGACCAGCGCGACCTGGATTTCGCCCGCGCCTACGGCCTGCGCGTCACCCCCGTCATCCTGCCCGAGGGCGAGGACGCGGCCGGGTTCGCCGTGGGCGGCACGGCCTACACGGGCGACGGCACGCTCATCAATTCCGACTTCCTGAACGGGCTGGATGTCGATAGCGCCAAGCGCCGCATCATCGAGCGCCTGGAAGCCGACGGCAGCGGCGAGGGCACGGTTCAGTTCCGCCTGCGCGACTGGGGCGTGAGCCGCCAGCGCTACTGGGGCGCGCCCATCCCGGTGATCCACTGCGGCGCGTGCGGGATCGTTCCGGTTCCGAAATCGGATCTGCCGGTGACGCTGCCGGAGGACGTGGACCTCTCCACCCCCGGCAACCCGCTGGACCGCCACCCCACCTGGAAGCACACGACCTGCCCGCGGTGCGGCGGCGAGGCCGAGCGCGAGACGGACACCTTCGACACCTTCATGGAGTCCTCCTGGTACTTCGCGCGCTTCTGCTCGCCCCAGAGCGAGGTGGGCATCGACCGCGAGGCCGCGCGCTACTGGCTGCCGGTGGACCAGTACATCGGCGGCATCGAGCACGCGGTTCTGCACCTGCTCTACGCGCGCTTCTTCACGCGCGCACTCCAGCACCTCGGCTACGTCGACGTGGCCGAGCCCTTCGCCGGGCTCTTCACCCAGGGCATGATCGGCCACGAGACCTTCAAGGACATGGAGGGCAACTGGCTCTCGCCGGACGAGGTGAAGCCCGGCGAGGACGGCACGCTCGTCGACCCCCACGGCCGCCCCGTGACGCGCGGGCGCGTGGAGAAGATGAGCAAGTCCAAGCGCAACACCATCGATCCCACCGAGATCATTCAGGCCTACGGGGCGGACACGGCGCGCTGGTTCATGCTGTCCGACAGCCCGCCGGACCGCGACATGGAGTGGACCGAGGCCGGCGTGGAAGGCGCCTACCGCTACGTCCATCGCCTCTACCGCCTGGTCAGCGAGATGAGCGCGGACCTGCCGGCCGCCGACGCGGCCAAGCCCGACGCCTTCTCCAACGCGGCGATGGATCTGCGCCGGGCGGCGCACAAGACGGTCGCCAACGTCACGCACGACGTGGAAAACTTCCACTTCAACCGCAGCGTGGCGCGGCTGTACGAGCTGACCAATCAGCTCAGCAGCTTCCAGCCCAAGGACGCCGCGGACCGCTGGGCGCAGGCCGAAGCCGCGGCGATGCTCGTGCGCATGGTCGGGCCGATGATGCCGCATCTCGCCGAGGAGCTGTGGGAGATGCTCGGCAACACGACGATGCTCGCCGACACGCCGTGGCCGCAGGCCGATCCGGCGCTCACCGTGGACGAGCGCGTGACCGTCGCCATCCAGGTGAACGGCAAAAAGCGCGCCACGGTCGAGCTGCCTCGCGACGCCGAAGAGGATCAGGCCAAGGAAGCCGCGCTCGCCGAACCCGGCGTCCAACGCGCCCTCGGCGACAAAGCCCCGCGAAAGATCATCGTCGTGCCGAACAAAATCGTGAACGTGGTGGCATAA
- a CDS encoding sulfotransferase domain-containing protein — MSKAHRASVTRDQHPEETLRQGVRAHDQGDRGEARRLYERVLTAIPRHPVALQMLASVEYLEGNVTHADVYRDKAIESFGEAVAANPGVLPPLTGYVNLLLAAGRVHEAEHQASALRLGLNPFRHDATEFNRRRRAAYEAGHPPVLINTIPKSASESIWNRLADSLDMAQCQVSIGLFPNCMAVPLRVAELGAGGIASKEHLAPTAFNVKTLAESGVERLVVHLRDPRQVALSWAHFVRDHIATMPTGPLWRDTCPPLPVLHGSFEALMDWAVDSYIPLVVDFIQGWQQIAEDDSSGLSVLFTTFEDFKADPDTYMQRVLSFYGADAGADAANVASEDGHLRQGRTDEWREVLTQAQQERARRVIGDAILDRFGWPR; from the coding sequence ATGTCGAAAGCTCACCGCGCGAGCGTCACCCGCGATCAGCACCCCGAGGAAACCCTTCGCCAGGGCGTGCGCGCGCACGATCAGGGCGACCGCGGCGAGGCTCGGCGCCTGTACGAACGCGTGCTGACGGCCATCCCGCGCCACCCGGTCGCGTTGCAGATGCTGGCCTCCGTGGAATATCTCGAGGGCAACGTGACTCACGCGGACGTCTACCGGGACAAGGCAATCGAAAGCTTTGGCGAGGCGGTGGCAGCGAACCCGGGGGTGCTGCCGCCGCTGACGGGGTATGTGAACCTGCTGCTGGCGGCAGGCCGGGTACACGAAGCGGAGCACCAGGCGTCCGCGTTGCGGCTCGGCCTCAACCCCTTCCGCCACGACGCCACGGAATTCAACCGCCGCCGCCGCGCCGCCTACGAGGCCGGGCACCCGCCGGTGCTCATCAACACCATCCCCAAGTCCGCCAGCGAGAGCATCTGGAACCGCCTGGCCGACAGCCTGGACATGGCGCAGTGCCAGGTGTCGATCGGGCTGTTTCCCAACTGCATGGCCGTGCCGCTGCGCGTGGCGGAGCTCGGCGCCGGCGGCATCGCCAGCAAGGAGCACCTGGCGCCGACGGCCTTCAACGTGAAAACGCTTGCGGAGTCGGGCGTCGAGCGGCTGGTCGTGCACCTGCGCGATCCGCGGCAGGTGGCGCTGTCCTGGGCGCACTTCGTGCGCGATCACATCGCCACGATGCCCACGGGCCCGCTGTGGCGCGACACCTGTCCGCCCCTGCCGGTGCTGCACGGCTCCTTCGAGGCGCTGATGGACTGGGCCGTGGACAGCTACATCCCCCTCGTCGTCGACTTCATCCAGGGCTGGCAGCAGATTGCCGAGGATGACAGCTCGGGCCTCTCGGTTCTCTTCACGACCTTCGAGGACTTCAAAGCCGACCCCGACACCTACATGCAGCGCGTGCTGTCCTTCTACGGCGCGGACGCCGGGGCGGACGCGGCCAATGTGGCCTCCGAGGACGGGCATCTGCGCCAGGGGCGCACCGACGAATGGCGCGAGGTCCTCACCCAGGCGCAGCAGGAACGCGCGCGGCGCGTGATCGGGGATGCGATCCTCGATCGCTTCGGCTGGCCGAGGTAA
- a CDS encoding sulfotransferase domain-containing protein, with protein sequence MAGILWLSSYPKSGNTWLRSFLATYFRNPDEPLDINELHKFAYGDGFLVLYEAASGCSREELTSDDVSRLRPVMHRMLASHPQETVFVKTHSVVGFDDSGIPFITPDATAGAIYVVRNPLDVAVSLAHHLDVSFDQAVTFMCTKDQIMAGDPSVQLPGVVGTWTQHVESWLKAPGLKLHVMRYEDMQTKPGPTFRALVNFLQLPLHTKRLRKAIDFTSFDVLSRQEKQRGFNEARPDGSQQFFRRGQVGQWRETLTEDQVQRLIDTHAETMRTHGYLDKRGNPVF encoded by the coding sequence ATGGCGGGCATTCTCTGGCTGAGTTCGTACCCCAAGTCCGGCAACACCTGGCTGCGCTCCTTCCTGGCGACCTACTTCCGAAACCCCGACGAACCGCTCGACATCAACGAGCTGCACAAGTTCGCCTACGGCGACGGCTTCCTGGTGCTCTACGAAGCCGCGAGCGGGTGTTCGCGCGAGGAGCTGACGTCCGACGACGTTAGCCGCCTGCGCCCCGTCATGCACCGCATGCTCGCCAGCCATCCCCAGGAAACGGTCTTCGTGAAGACCCACAGCGTCGTGGGCTTCGACGACAGCGGGATCCCCTTCATCACGCCGGATGCCACGGCCGGGGCGATCTACGTCGTGCGCAATCCGTTGGATGTCGCGGTGTCCCTGGCGCACCACCTGGATGTCAGCTTCGATCAGGCCGTGACCTTCATGTGCACGAAGGACCAGATCATGGCCGGCGATCCCAGCGTGCAGCTGCCCGGTGTCGTCGGCACCTGGACGCAGCACGTGGAAAGCTGGCTGAAGGCGCCGGGCCTGAAACTTCACGTGATGCGCTACGAGGACATGCAGACCAAGCCGGGCCCGACCTTCCGCGCCCTGGTCAACTTCCTGCAACTGCCGCTTCACACCAAGCGGCTGCGCAAGGCCATCGACTTCACCAGTTTCGACGTGCTCTCGCGCCAGGAAAAGCAGCGCGGCTTCAACGAAGCGCGGCCCGACGGCTCGCAGCAGTTCTTCCGGCGCGGCCAGGTGGGCCAGTGGCGCGAAACCCTGACCGAAGACCAGGTTCAGCGCCTGATCGACACGCACGCCGAAACCATGCGCACGCACGGCTATCTGGACAAACGCGGCAACCCGGTGTTCTGA
- a CDS encoding porin, protein MTMKKSLYATTALLGVATVANGAHAEGINLDVGGFFNFYQSVGDPHGGFGVDDTQTFQDAEISFSGSYTLDNGIEAGVSITTEIANPNSDFQQGVEADGVYGYMKGSFGTVQLGSQNSAAYAQSWGAGPLWSYTLVPINTGWQSYFTGGTSANAGNFYNVGGSTHLDFANDAQRIAYYTPRVAGFKFGASWAPEIQGNNTQQFGFQDSDTTASDGLSASVSWSQDFQQVGLSAYAGVNTAQAADGSGNEDPEHYMAGVRANFAGFGVGYAFAEADNPDAVSAAQGDSPDDGRAHGFDVVYSTGPFTFQAEALISRTDGNSATPDADQETYKGAVGYNLGPGINLSGGVIFDNQENNAGVDSDAVSGVIGTTMFF, encoded by the coding sequence ATGACCATGAAGAAGAGTCTCTACGCGACGACCGCGCTGCTCGGCGTGGCCACGGTCGCGAACGGCGCGCACGCCGAGGGCATCAACCTGGATGTCGGCGGCTTTTTCAACTTCTATCAGTCTGTGGGTGATCCGCACGGCGGATTCGGCGTCGACGATACCCAGACCTTCCAGGACGCTGAGATCAGCTTCTCCGGCTCCTACACCCTGGACAATGGCATCGAGGCCGGTGTCAGCATCACCACCGAGATCGCCAACCCGAACAGCGACTTCCAGCAGGGTGTCGAGGCCGACGGCGTCTACGGCTACATGAAGGGCTCCTTCGGTACCGTGCAGCTCGGCTCGCAGAACTCCGCCGCGTACGCGCAGTCCTGGGGCGCCGGCCCGCTGTGGAGCTACACGCTGGTTCCGATCAACACCGGCTGGCAGAGCTACTTCACCGGCGGCACGAGCGCGAACGCCGGCAACTTCTACAACGTTGGCGGTTCGACGCACCTGGACTTCGCCAACGACGCCCAGCGGATCGCCTACTACACGCCGCGCGTCGCCGGCTTCAAGTTCGGCGCCAGCTGGGCGCCCGAGATTCAGGGCAACAACACGCAGCAGTTCGGTTTCCAGGATTCGGACACCACAGCCAGCGATGGCCTGTCCGCTAGCGTGAGCTGGAGCCAGGACTTCCAGCAGGTCGGTTTGTCGGCCTACGCCGGTGTGAACACCGCCCAGGCGGCTGATGGCAGCGGCAACGAGGACCCCGAGCACTACATGGCCGGTGTCCGCGCGAACTTCGCCGGCTTTGGCGTTGGCTACGCCTTCGCCGAGGCCGACAACCCGGATGCTGTGAGCGCCGCGCAGGGCGACTCGCCTGATGATGGCCGTGCGCACGGCTTCGACGTCGTCTACAGCACCGGGCCCTTCACCTTCCAGGCCGAGGCGCTGATCTCCCGCACCGACGGTAACTCCGCCACGCCGGATGCCGACCAGGAGACCTACAAGGGCGCTGTCGGCTACAACCTCGGCCCCGGGATCAACCTCAGCGGCGGCGTGATCTTCGACAACCAGGAGAACAACGCCGGCGTCGACTCCGACGCGGTTTCGGGCGTCATCGGCACGACGATGTTCTTCTAA
- the holA gene encoding DNA polymerase III subunit delta, whose protein sequence is MYGPDSGLVRERMDALVRSVVDDPTDPFRVVEVTPTQVAKEPALIADEAAALAFGGGRRVVMMRNADDSTVKALKAFLDEPAGDGFVVVSAGDLTPKSKLRQAFERAGVGAALPCYRDDTASLQTVVSETLREHGLDVSREAARYLAEHLGADRMVTRRELEKLALYTGSGRVELDDAQACVGDNAALSLDDIAFACCEGKPAELERAFGRAVAEGANPVQILRTVARHVQRLHHVAAHGDADAAVESLRPPVFWKHKTRFKAQATAWDASALGRALGDLLEAEVRVKSTGYPQESVASRVLISIARRAPKPRRT, encoded by the coding sequence GTGTACGGTCCGGATTCGGGACTGGTGCGCGAGCGCATGGACGCGCTGGTGCGCTCGGTCGTGGACGATCCCACGGATCCCTTCCGCGTGGTGGAGGTAACGCCGACGCAGGTGGCGAAGGAGCCGGCGCTGATCGCGGACGAGGCCGCGGCGCTGGCGTTCGGCGGCGGCCGGCGCGTCGTGATGATGCGCAACGCGGACGACAGCACGGTGAAGGCGCTGAAGGCATTTCTGGACGAGCCGGCGGGCGACGGCTTCGTCGTGGTGAGCGCGGGCGATCTGACGCCCAAGTCCAAGCTGCGCCAGGCGTTCGAGCGCGCGGGCGTGGGCGCCGCCCTGCCCTGTTACCGCGACGACACCGCGAGCCTGCAGACCGTGGTGAGCGAGACACTGCGCGAACACGGCCTGGACGTGTCCCGCGAGGCCGCGCGCTATCTCGCGGAACACCTGGGCGCGGACCGCATGGTGACGCGGCGGGAGCTGGAAAAACTCGCGCTCTACACGGGCAGCGGCCGGGTGGAGCTGGACGACGCGCAGGCGTGCGTGGGCGACAACGCGGCGCTGTCGCTGGACGACATCGCGTTCGCCTGCTGCGAGGGCAAGCCGGCGGAATTGGAGCGGGCGTTCGGCCGCGCGGTGGCGGAGGGTGCCAACCCGGTGCAGATCCTGCGCACCGTGGCGCGGCACGTGCAGCGCCTGCATCACGTCGCGGCACACGGCGACGCGGACGCGGCGGTGGAGAGCCTGCGCCCACCGGTGTTCTGGAAGCACAAGACGCGCTTCAAGGCCCAGGCGACCGCCTGGGATGCATCCGCGCTGGGCCGCGCCCTGGGCGATTTGCTGGAGGCGGAGGTGCGCGTGAAATCCACGGGTTATCCGCAGGAATCCGTCGCCTCGCGGGTGCTCATCAGCATCGCGCGCCGCGCGCCCAAGCCCCGGCGCACCTGA